AGCGACGTTGAACAAGCGCTCACCGAGCTGCTGGGTGTAGCTGCTGCGGGAAAGCAGGTCAGTCACCAACCTGAGTTCGGCATCAGCCAGGTTGCGCACGCTGCCGCCACCGAGGGCGTACTGCATCTGCCTGATGGTCGGGAGGCGCTGCTCAAGGGCCTCCACCAAGGTCGTGTCGATCATGCCGCCGCGGAGAGCCACATCGACGCGAGGAGGTTCCAGCGACAACCACTGGTTGGCGACAGTCACCGCAGTCCCGGCACTCAGGGTCAGAAAAGCACGACGATCAAGCACAGCAGCTCCTGCGGTGTGGTCGAGCGAGGTCAACGCTGCTTCTTGAGTCCAGGGAAGTCCCACGTTCAGGCGGTCCCCTGCCGGGAGCCAGGCAGGCCATCCCAGCCGACGCACCTGTTCGTGCGGAACGCCTAGTTCACGAGCCAGGGCGTACTGAGAGTCCTCATCAGGTACGACGCCCCAGTTTTCCCAGCGCCATGCCTTCTCCCGGCGCGACGCCATGTTGCCGACGTGGCGAGCGATGACGTTAACCAGATCTTGGTACGTCCAGTTCCGTTCGGCGCGCACGTAGGCGAGCGGGTGCGTGAAGAACCCGTCTTCATCTCGCCGCCTGGCCATCTCGGCATCCCTTCCTTGGTAGCACCGACTGTATCGCCCCTATGGGGCACCACAAGGCTCTGACCAGCGTTTTTCGCACTACCAGAGGCAAGAGACTACATCGAGACAACACTCGAATGCTTCGCCGCGTGGACTTATTGGGGTTTTCTGCTGTCAGTCTTCCCGATGTCGATCAAGGGGGCAGCAGCCGCTCGCGTGTGAGTGCTCGGCGCAGTTGCCATCGGGACTCGTTGACAGATCAACTAGGAACCACGAGGGATGACCGATGACGGCACCGGGCGACAGGTCGAACCAGTGATCCGCACCGCCGTACAACATCCGCCGTTGACTGCAGGGCAACTGACGCTCGGCTATGTACGGGCGGTACCGGGTGAGGACGCACTCGTTCCTCACGGTGAAGCTCACCTGAACCAGTGGGCCAGGAGCATCAAGCTCACGTTGGGGGCGATGTTCTCCGACGTCACCACCCTGCCCCCGCTGGAACGACGGGGCTTCCGACGCCTGCAAGGTTCGCTGGAGCGTCTGCGTCCAAGCGGTCTCGTCACCCCTAGCACGTGGCACATCTCAGACGATCGGGACGAGGTGGCTCGTGTGCTGTGCCACCTCCGCTTGCAGCACTGCCTGCTGCTGGTCACCGATACGCAGACGGCCACGCGCAGCGCAGCGAACCACTCGTGGCTGGAGGGTTCATGACGCGAGCGGAGGGCAAGCCCCGCAGGTCAAGTTCGGCTCACAGCCGCGAGCTTGGCGCCTACCTGCGCATGGTTCGGCAGCAGGCAGGGAAGACGGTGGATGATCTTCTCGATGTCCTGGGGTGGTCGGCGGGCAAGCTGTCCAAGCTCGAGGCAGGTACTCGCGGCACTTCGCCACACGAGATTGCGCTGTTCCTCGGCGTGTGCGGCGCGGAGCAGGAGGTCCGCGACCGGGTCATGGCCTTGGTGGAAGCTGTCGACACGGGCAGCTTCCTCCGTCCCCATGAGGCATCAGCCGATGACCTCTTTGGCCTGCGCGTACATGAACAGCAAGCCACCGCGATCACGACCTACGATCCCGTCGGAGTTCCGAGCCTGGCTCAGACTGCCGATTACGCCTTGGCTCTCAGCGACACGGACACCGTCGCCGCGCGCATGGATCGTCAAGCACACTCGGCTCGGCGGGTGAACCGCCCAGTGATCTTCTACGTCAGCGAAGCCGCCCTGGGCTCAGTCGTCGGCTCTCCAGCGGTGATGCGGGATCAACTGCTGTACCTGACCCGTCTGGCACACACGACGAACATCGTGGTTCGGGTTGTTCCTCGCGCACGTGGTCTGCACGAGGTTCTGCAGCACCCGGCCACGCTGCTCACTCTGGCTGCCCCTCATCGACCGGTGGTCTACGTCGAGACCTACGCCGCCACCGTCTTCCACGATGATCCACAGGTCGTCGCTTCCTACCGTCACAAGATGGACCGGCTCAGCCGCCTGGCTTTGAGCATGGCGGACTCCCAGCAACTCATCGCCCACTGGCTTCACCACCACGATGCCGCGCACCATTCGACTTCGGACTGACTTCTTCACCAAGGCCGCGCGGCTCGCGGGCTTCCGCTCGGACTACGCCCTCGCCAAGGCGATGGATGTCAACCGCTCCACGGTCGCACGGGTGCTCAGCGGTGAGCTGCAGCCCGGCCCGGCGTTCATCGGCGGTGCGCTGGTCGCCCTGGCACCTCTCCAGTTCCACGACCTGTTCGAGGTCATGCCCGCTTTCACTCCAGCAGAAGATCACTCGACAGAAAGGTAAGGCAGTGCCGACCAGCACGCCGAACACCAAACCATCGACGACCTCACAAGCGGCTCTGAGCTACGCGGCTCTCGGTTGGCCGGTCATACCGGGAGCGATCTGGCACGAGGGCCACTTCGCTGACCCCGCCGACGAGCAGCCGGTTACCAGTCCCTGCTTGAAGCCCATCGAGGCAGCGACCACCAACGCCGACCTGGTGCGAGAGTGGTGGTCGGCTCCGGGCCTGCACGAGCCCAACGTCTTCACCGTGACCGGTGCGGAGCTGGGCGCGTTCGCAGTGGCCGAGTCGCTGGTCATGGCGCTCCCGGATGACCCGTGGTTCTCCAAGTTGCCGACGCCCGTGCTGGCCTTCCCGAACATGCCGCTGGCCTACTTCCTGGTCCGGCCGCCGGTGCCCTCATTGCTCATGAGCAGTGACGCCCAGGTGGTAGAGGCCGGGATGCCCATGCCCTTGCCGCCGAGCACCCTCGGGGAGACGCCGGTGATCTGGCTGGTCACGCCCGAAGAGGCGGGTAACCGCCTGATGCCCGGTGACGCCTTGGCCGACGTGATCCAGAGCTTCGAGAAGAGGAAGAGCGCGTGACCGAGCTGGTAGAGCAGGCAGCACCAACCAGGCCCATGCCGCCGTGGAGCGCGGAGCAGTTCACCGGGCTCATGCGGGAGTTGGCGGTGGACGAAGCCCCGCGGCTGTTCGCCCTGGTGGAGGAGTACGGCGAGGCCGAAGACGCCCGCGTGGCGGGTTACGGCCTGGCCTACGAGAACCGTGCCGACGTCAACTCCGTGGAAGGTGACTTCCAACTGCACTCCCAGAGCGCCAAGAGTGCAAGGACGCTGTTCGAGATCAGCTCCCGGTCGGCGGGAGTACGGCGGGTGCATGTGGTGTGGGTGGATGAGGTGGCAAACGAACAAGCTGGACAGCTCGGACCCTCATGAGCTGAACCGGTTTGCACGTAGACGTTGATCGAAGCACACGGAGGCTAGAAGGCATCGGACGGCGTGTTGGAGCCACCCGGCTCTTCCTCGACGCCTGTGGCCAAGATCAACACTGATGTCGCGTGAAGCGATCTTGCGACTACGCCGCCTAGAAGCCCTGAAGGCGCGGGAATGCCGCTGGGCAGCCCTAGCGTTTCCCCTGCTCAGAGTCCCGCGCTCCGTGGGTCGACCCCCACAGCGACACACACGGTTAGTTGATCATGAAACGCAATGTTTCCCCTGGTAGACTGGCCATGCCAGGGGATGCATAGCCACACTTTTGACTACTCCACCGACGACATCCCGCTGTCGCCCAACACCTTCACCCGACGAACCGACATCCCCACTCCTCCGTCTACTGTGGACAACTACCAGCTGTGGCCGACGCTGCCGACGAGCCCGATCACCACCGGCACGACGCCGAGGCACAGGAACGCGGGCAGGAAGCAGAGCGCCAGCGGTCCCGCGACGAGCACCGCGGCGCGTTGGGCACGCGCCTCGGCCTGGTCGGCCACCCCCGCCCGCGCCTGCACCGCCAGGTCCGCCGCCGCACCCGCCAGCGCGGCGCCCGACCGCGCGGTCCGACGTGCCGCCCTCGCCAGCGGCGCGGTGTCCGGGTGGTCGAGGGCCCTGGCCCACGCGTGCACCGGGTCGGCGCCCAACGCCAGCAGGTCGACCACCTCCCGAAGCCGCTCGGCCGGCCCCGGCGGGACACCGGGGAGGACGGCCCGCACCGCCCCGGCCACCGGCAGTCCCGCCCGCAGCGCGGCGGCCAGCAGGTCCCAGGTCGCCGCCGCCGCGAACGGGTCCGGCGGTCCCGGCTTCGGCGCGCGCGTCCGCCTCGGCCCCGCTCTGGGTCTCAACCGCAGCGCCGCCCTGGACGGCGCCGGGAAGGTGATCACCGCCAGCGCGAGCAGGAAGAGGCTCACGCGATCACCTGCCCGGTCAGCCGACCGCTCCACAGCAACCCGGCGCAGATCAGCACCACCCCGGTCACCAGCAGCACCTGCCCCAGCGCGCCGCCGGTCAGGACCGCCAGCGGACCCGCACCGGCCAGTTCGCCGAGCACCACCCCGAACAGCGGCAACCCGGCCAACACCGCCGCACCGGCCCGCGGACCGGACATCCGGGCGTGGACCTGCCGCGCGAACGCCGTCCGCCGATCAAGATCACGGCGGACCGCGTCCAGCACGTCGGCCAGCGGCACGCCGTGCACCGCCGCCAACCGCCACGCCCGCGCCAGGTGGTGGGCGTCGGGGAAGTCGGCCAGCGCCGCTTCCACATCACCCCCGCGCGCCGCCGTCGCCGCGATCGCCCGCAGGACTTCGGCAGCCGGCGCTCCCGCGTCCTCGGCCGCGCCGACAGCGGCCTTGGCCGGGTGGGCGCCCGAGCGCAACTCGGCCACGAACGCCTGCAACCCGTCGGCGAGCGCACCCGCCGCGGCCAAGCGCGCCCGTTGCCGACCCACCTCCCGGTGCGCCCGCCAAACGGCACCCGCCAACAGCCCGCCGGCAACCGCCCCGCCAACGCCCGCCGCAGCACCCAGCGCGGTGCCCGCCAGCACGACGAGCGGCAGGTTCACCGTCGGCGCCCGCCACCGCGGCAGACGTCGACCCCCGACCAACCGCCGCCGCGCCCGACCGGACGGCAGCACCAGCAGCGCGGCAGCCAGCAGCAAGAAGCTCATGACCACCCCACCAGGGACTTGAGCGCCGCGCCCGCCTCCTGCCAACCGCCGTCCCGCCGCCAGGCCGGCCGGACCGCCAGGTGACCTGATCGCCGGTGCAGCACCCCGATCTCGGCGAG
This genomic window from Saccharothrix sp. HUAS TT1 contains:
- a CDS encoding type II secretion system F family protein — translated: MSFLLLAAALLVLPSGRARRRLVGGRRLPRWRAPTVNLPLVVLAGTALGAAAGVGGAVAGGLLAGAVWRAHREVGRQRARLAAAGALADGLQAFVAELRSGAHPAKAAVGAAEDAGAPAAEVLRAIAATAARGGDVEAALADFPDAHHLARAWRLAAVHGVPLADVLDAVRRDLDRRTAFARQVHARMSGPRAGAAVLAGLPLFGVVLGELAGAGPLAVLTGGALGQVLLVTGVVLICAGLLWSGRLTGQVIA
- a CDS encoding type II secretion system F family protein, with amino-acid sequence MSLFLLALAVITFPAPSRAALRLRPRAGPRRTRAPKPGPPDPFAAAATWDLLAAALRAGLPVAGAVRAVLPGVPPGPAERLREVVDLLALGADPVHAWARALDHPDTAPLARAARRTARSGAALAGAAADLAVQARAGVADQAEARAQRAAVLVAGPLALCFLPAFLCLGVVPVVIGLVGSVGHSW
- a CDS encoding transcriptional regulator; translation: MPRTIRLRTDFFTKAARLAGFRSDYALAKAMDVNRSTVARVLSGELQPGPAFIGGALVALAPLQFHDLFEVMPAFTPAEDHSTER
- a CDS encoding helix-turn-helix domain-containing protein, with protein sequence MTRAEGKPRRSSSAHSRELGAYLRMVRQQAGKTVDDLLDVLGWSAGKLSKLEAGTRGTSPHEIALFLGVCGAEQEVRDRVMALVEAVDTGSFLRPHEASADDLFGLRVHEQQATAITTYDPVGVPSLAQTADYALALSDTDTVAARMDRQAHSARRVNRPVIFYVSEAALGSVVGSPAVMRDQLLYLTRLAHTTNIVVRVVPRARGLHEVLQHPATLLTLAAPHRPVVYVETYAATVFHDDPQVVASYRHKMDRLSRLALSMADSQQLIAHWLHHHDAAHHSTSD
- a CDS encoding bifunctional DNA primase/polymerase, whose amino-acid sequence is MPTSTPNTKPSTTSQAALSYAALGWPVIPGAIWHEGHFADPADEQPVTSPCLKPIEAATTNADLVREWWSAPGLHEPNVFTVTGAELGAFAVAESLVMALPDDPWFSKLPTPVLAFPNMPLAYFLVRPPVPSLLMSSDAQVVEAGMPMPLPPSTLGETPVIWLVTPEEAGNRLMPGDALADVIQSFEKRKSA